A window of Pseudoalteromonas sp. MEBiC 03607 genomic DNA:
CGATAACTTACCCTTAGTTTTGCTCCCTGAAGTTGCCTACTATGCAGATAAGTGGTTTTTTGACAATGGCCGATTAGGTTATTCTTTTTTAGAGAGTAACTCTCATGTGCTTAATGTTGTCACTGAGTTTAACCCCGAAACTCGCTTTTTTATCGATTTTCATCCAAGCAATGTATTTGCGCTAAATTCATCTAGTAGCTTTATAGTCGAGTCAACAAGCAGCAATGAATTAAGCAGTAAAACAGTATCTGTTGATGATATTCGCCATCGACGTTGGGCGCTCGATGCAGGTCTTAGTTATCATTACATTCAAAATAACCACGTCTTTTCTGTGCAAGCACTAATGGATGTTTCTGGTGTTTACAATGGAATGCGAAGTGCGCTGCAATGGCAGTCTCATTATCAAGTAGGTAACCTCAGTGTTGCACCAAGTCTCGGTATTTGGTACAAATCAGCCGGCCTTAATGATTATTTTTATGGTTTATCGGCTGAAGAGACCTCATATGGGGAAATTGATGTTGGCAGTAGTTGGCAACCTTATGCTAAAATCGACGCCCGTTGGCCATTGAGTGAGGCTAACTCTCTTCGTTTTCATTTAGCATATTATGACTATTCAGCCGTGGATGACAGTCCGCTTTTTGAACACACGTATTCAATGACTGCTTTTATAGGATTCAATCATATTTTTTAATATGAAGTATTTTGTTTTTAGTCTGTGTGTGTTTGCAGTAGTTACTTGGCCGTTCCCAAGCCATGCGCAAGCGACTCAGTTTGATATCTCACCTAAAGTGTGTGTTGTGCTACAACAGCATGAGTTTTGTGATCTTGATTTAAAAATTAGCTGGCAAATAGCGCAGCCTCAAGATCTGTGTTTATACCAAAATGAGCAGCAGATACAGTGCTGGCAAGGTCTTCGCAAAGGGGTGTTAAACCATAAAGCGCGGGTTCAGGTTGAAACAATATACTCCTTAGTCAATCCGCATACGGGGAGCGAAATTGCAACCGCAAAAGTCGAAGTGCAAAGCACTGAAGCAAAAACAAAGAGACGAAGAT
This region includes:
- a CDS encoding MipA/OmpV family protein codes for the protein MLVNQAYADDSTRTERESRKANQEIETNQWHISINTGIGAITNPLHGGDNLPLVLLPEVAYYADKWFFDNGRLGYSFLESNSHVLNVVTEFNPETRFFIDFHPSNVFALNSSSSFIVESTSSNELSSKTVSVDDIRHRRWALDAGLSYHYIQNNHVFSVQALMDVSGVYNGMRSALQWQSHYQVGNLSVAPSLGIWYKSAGLNDYFYGLSAEETSYGEIDVGSSWQPYAKIDARWPLSEANSLRFHLAYYDYSAVDDSPLFEHTYSMTAFIGFNHIF
- a CDS encoding DUF3019 domain-containing protein, which encodes MKYFVFSLCVFAVVTWPFPSHAQATQFDISPKVCVVLQQHEFCDLDLKISWQIAQPQDLCLYQNEQQIQCWQGLRKGVLNHKARVQVETIYSLVNPHTGSEIATAKVEVQSTEAKTKRRRLRSPWSFF